From a region of the Actinomadura luzonensis genome:
- a CDS encoding sigma-70 family RNA polymerase sigma factor: protein MTAADTADEELVKTLFDEHAGPLYGYVLRLTGDSGRAEDVVQETLLRAWRHPDALTDRPIRAWLFTVARNLVVDQHRAKKARPQETGDEALTVLPAEDELERAVESWAVAEALAALRPEHREVLMEVYYRGRSVKEASATLGIPPGTVKSRTYYALRALKLALEERGLAP from the coding sequence GTGACCGCAGCCGACACCGCCGACGAGGAACTGGTGAAGACCCTCTTCGACGAGCACGCGGGGCCGCTCTACGGCTACGTGCTGCGACTGACCGGTGACTCGGGGAGGGCTGAGGACGTCGTGCAGGAGACGCTGCTGCGCGCCTGGCGGCATCCCGACGCGCTCACCGACCGGCCGATCCGGGCGTGGCTGTTCACCGTGGCCCGTAACCTCGTGGTGGACCAGCACCGCGCCAAGAAGGCCCGGCCGCAGGAGACCGGCGACGAGGCGCTCACCGTGCTGCCGGCCGAGGACGAGCTGGAGCGCGCGGTCGAGTCGTGGGCGGTGGCCGAGGCGCTGGCCGCGCTCCGGCCGGAGCACCGCGAGGTGCTGATGGAGGTCTACTACCGGGGACGATCGGTGAAGGAGGCGTCGGCGACGCTCGGAATCCCGCCGGGAACGGTCAAGTCACGCACGTACTACGCCCTGCGCGCGCTCAAGCTCGCACTGGAGGAGCGGGGGCTGGCGCCGTGA
- a CDS encoding putative leader peptide translates to MTLSTELLTKRRAVDFCRVATALCRAA, encoded by the coding sequence ATGACCCTTTCGACAGAGCTGCTCACGAAGCGGCGCGCGGTTGACTTCTGCCGCGTGGCCACCGCGCTCTGTCGCGCTGCCTGA
- a CDS encoding dienelactone hydrolase family protein: MAGDGDLVVPDAAQGLVLFAHGSGSSRHSPRNRYVAGALNEAGLATLLFDLLTPEEEADRANVFDIALLAGRLLDRTRQARDDPRSAGLPIGYFGASTGAAAALWAAAEPGNEIAAVVSRGGRPDLAGPRLAAVRAATLLVVGGRDPVVVELNQEAQRRLRVESRLTVVPGATHLFEEPGALDAVADHARDWFVTHFAAPRKPG; the protein is encoded by the coding sequence ATGGCCGGGGATGGGGACCTGGTCGTCCCTGACGCCGCTCAGGGGCTCGTGTTGTTCGCGCACGGCAGCGGGAGCAGCCGGCACAGTCCGCGCAACCGGTACGTCGCCGGCGCGCTCAACGAGGCCGGCCTGGCGACGCTGCTGTTCGACCTGCTGACGCCCGAGGAGGAGGCCGACCGGGCGAACGTCTTCGACATCGCCCTGCTGGCCGGACGCCTCCTGGACCGCACCCGCCAGGCCAGGGACGACCCGCGCTCCGCCGGCCTGCCGATCGGCTACTTCGGGGCCAGCACCGGCGCGGCGGCGGCGTTGTGGGCGGCCGCCGAGCCGGGCAACGAGATCGCCGCGGTCGTCTCCCGCGGCGGCCGTCCCGACCTCGCCGGGCCGCGCCTGGCCGCCGTGCGGGCCGCCACGCTGCTCGTCGTCGGCGGCCGGGACCCGGTGGTGGTCGAGCTGAACCAGGAGGCCCAGCGGCGGCTGCGCGTCGAGAGCCGGCTCACGGTCGTGCCGGGCGCGACCCACCTGTTCGAGGAGCCCGGCGCCCTCGACGCCGTCGCCGACCACGCCCGCGACTGGTTCGTCACGCACTTCGCGGCCCCGCGCAAGCCGGGCTGA
- a CDS encoding tetratricopeptide repeat protein, with amino-acid sequence MGGVGVWSFRSLVDEGARPRVFRRNETICSPLRAPSHVYVIDYGYAREYTPAGDRESIHDLRGDGDLIGELAFWSPAERVRVDALTELRAWPIDLRGLREHAAASPAVATALVQELFARNVAARRHEALARAPVAARLAVWLLHLDERYGLAAESAPPLSMETLADLVGSSPDVVQRQLQQWTQRGWLVRPGYRRLRVEDPAALRAAAGDWEHLSAPFTGRVTPFLTRPGAPAEPLPVGELPKPRQLPADVPDFTGRQQSLDLLTAWLDRPRRTGAMVVQGLPGVGKTALVTHWGHLHADRFPDGQIVIDLRGQSPSQPPMSAVEALGQILRSLGVGEPAADEAELMLLYRSRTAGRRLLLILDNAADAAQVRPLLPGGKDCVVLITSRTRMAPLRATGHADLMDLPVLDPGNAVALLVGVLGKDSPRAADRDALAELARVCSYHPFALRISAAKLAENPGMGVEERVRELRRPGRLLVGDPEEAFRSALDLAYESLSPGQRRAFRHVGLLPGRDFTPEVLAAALGVPVGEAVAAVEGLHRAYLVEPLPGPRYRVHDLVKRLARELGRHAEAGVREARARLLDHYLAVATDPATPREWFEAERRSLVSAVRLAEESGAYGMAWRLAEAVFAPFRRLRHYENNLEIQQAGLSSAMQVGNRRAIALMRGNLGSIHRDIGPSTLAARFIGEALADHTSLGDDVGRARALNDLAEVHGLAGKGEDALRCAAEALDLYGRIGDRPGVASCLHTLSRLHLSQERYEPALQYAGQALRVREELGDRRGTAESLILLARVQRDLGRPDAALSEGLEALSICQELGDEQAEADTLLCLAEIYDLLRLPHDARRDAERALAGYTAAGDQHGSGRALAALGRIARNGSRYDEALACYEQALAVQVELHHEQGKAETLGDIGLVHWRLADYLRAGDYLSQALAISRVIHDAPGEARMLNRLARVRRRQGQPQVAFVYALEALDIVQGTGNRRAEADVQETLAYTYLSLGQHQPALRAARASLAIREELGDNRASALLSTAQALHAAGRPAAALGPATEAVELQKETGTRDRWAAALTTLALILLDLDRPAEALAHARQARDVHQECGTRRDLGWALRALGLIAARLEDRETAVACLTEAVRTLEETGDVLETRRVTEELRYLS; translated from the coding sequence ATGGGTGGTGTCGGGGTGTGGTCGTTCAGGTCGCTGGTGGACGAGGGCGCCCGGCCGCGCGTGTTCCGGCGTAACGAGACCATTTGCTCCCCGTTGCGGGCTCCCAGCCACGTTTACGTCATCGACTACGGCTACGCCCGCGAGTACACCCCGGCCGGCGACCGCGAGTCCATCCACGACCTGCGCGGCGACGGCGACCTCATCGGCGAGCTGGCCTTCTGGAGCCCCGCCGAGCGCGTCCGGGTGGACGCGCTGACCGAGCTGCGGGCCTGGCCCATCGACCTCCGCGGCCTGCGCGAGCACGCCGCCGCCAGCCCCGCCGTCGCGACCGCGCTGGTGCAGGAGCTGTTCGCGCGCAACGTGGCCGCCCGCCGGCACGAGGCCCTGGCCCGCGCCCCGGTCGCGGCCCGGCTCGCGGTGTGGCTGCTGCACCTCGACGAGCGTTACGGCCTGGCCGCCGAGTCCGCGCCGCCGCTGTCCATGGAGACCCTGGCCGACCTGGTCGGCAGCTCGCCCGACGTGGTGCAGCGCCAGCTCCAGCAGTGGACGCAGCGCGGCTGGCTGGTGCGCCCCGGCTACCGGCGGCTGCGCGTCGAGGACCCGGCCGCGCTGCGGGCCGCCGCCGGCGACTGGGAGCACCTGTCGGCGCCCTTCACCGGCCGGGTGACGCCGTTCCTGACCCGGCCGGGCGCCCCGGCGGAGCCGCTGCCGGTCGGCGAGCTGCCCAAGCCGCGCCAGCTCCCCGCCGACGTGCCCGACTTCACCGGCCGCCAGCAGAGCCTCGACCTGCTCACCGCCTGGCTGGACCGGCCCCGCCGCACCGGCGCCATGGTCGTGCAGGGCCTGCCGGGCGTCGGCAAGACCGCGCTGGTCACCCACTGGGGGCACCTGCACGCCGACCGGTTCCCCGACGGCCAGATCGTCATCGACCTGCGCGGCCAGTCGCCCAGCCAGCCGCCGATGAGCGCGGTGGAGGCGCTCGGCCAGATCCTGCGCTCGCTCGGCGTCGGCGAGCCCGCCGCCGACGAGGCCGAGCTGATGCTGCTCTACCGGAGCAGGACCGCCGGGCGGCGGCTGCTGCTCATCCTGGACAACGCGGCCGACGCCGCCCAGGTGCGCCCGCTGCTGCCGGGCGGCAAGGACTGCGTGGTGCTCATCACCAGCCGCACCCGCATGGCCCCGCTGCGCGCGACCGGGCACGCCGACCTCATGGACCTGCCCGTGCTCGACCCGGGCAACGCCGTGGCGCTGCTCGTCGGGGTGCTCGGCAAGGACTCGCCGCGCGCCGCCGACCGGGACGCGCTGGCCGAGCTGGCCCGGGTGTGCTCCTACCACCCGTTCGCGCTGCGGATCTCGGCCGCCAAGCTGGCCGAGAACCCCGGGATGGGCGTCGAGGAGCGGGTGCGCGAGCTGCGGAGGCCCGGTCGGCTGCTCGTCGGCGACCCCGAGGAGGCGTTCAGGTCGGCGCTCGACCTCGCGTACGAGTCGCTGAGCCCGGGGCAGCGGCGGGCGTTCCGGCACGTCGGGCTGCTGCCGGGGCGCGACTTCACCCCTGAGGTGCTGGCGGCCGCGCTCGGCGTGCCGGTGGGCGAGGCCGTCGCCGCCGTGGAGGGGCTGCACCGGGCGTACCTGGTGGAGCCGCTGCCCGGCCCCCGCTACCGGGTGCACGACCTGGTCAAGCGGCTGGCCAGGGAGCTCGGCCGGCACGCCGAGGCGGGCGTGCGCGAGGCGCGGGCCCGGCTGCTCGACCACTACCTCGCGGTGGCCACCGACCCGGCGACGCCGCGCGAGTGGTTCGAGGCCGAGCGGCGCTCGCTGGTGTCGGCCGTGCGGCTGGCCGAGGAGAGCGGCGCGTACGGGATGGCCTGGCGGCTGGCCGAGGCGGTCTTCGCGCCGTTCCGGCGGCTCCGCCACTACGAGAACAACCTGGAGATCCAGCAGGCCGGGCTCAGCTCGGCCATGCAGGTGGGCAACAGGCGGGCGATCGCGCTCATGCGCGGCAACCTCGGCTCGATCCACCGCGACATCGGGCCGTCCACGCTCGCCGCCCGCTTCATCGGCGAGGCGCTGGCCGACCACACCTCGCTCGGCGACGACGTCGGCCGCGCCCGCGCGCTCAACGACCTCGCCGAGGTGCACGGCCTGGCGGGCAAGGGCGAGGACGCGCTCCGCTGCGCCGCCGAGGCCCTCGACCTGTACGGCCGGATCGGCGACCGGCCCGGCGTGGCGAGCTGCCTGCACACGCTGTCGCGCCTGCACCTGTCGCAGGAGCGCTACGAGCCGGCCCTCCAGTACGCCGGCCAGGCCCTCCGGGTGCGCGAGGAGCTGGGCGACCGGCGCGGCACGGCGGAGAGCCTGATCCTGCTGGCCCGCGTCCAGCGCGACCTGGGCCGGCCCGACGCCGCCCTGTCGGAGGGCCTGGAGGCGCTGTCGATCTGCCAGGAGCTGGGCGACGAGCAGGCCGAGGCCGACACCCTGCTCTGCCTGGCCGAGATCTACGACCTGCTGCGCCTGCCGCACGACGCCCGGCGCGACGCCGAGCGGGCGCTGGCCGGCTACACGGCGGCCGGCGACCAGCACGGCAGCGGCCGGGCCCTCGCCGCGCTCGGCCGCATCGCCCGCAACGGCTCCCGCTACGACGAGGCCCTGGCCTGCTACGAGCAGGCGCTCGCGGTGCAGGTGGAGCTGCACCACGAGCAGGGCAAGGCCGAGACGCTGGGCGACATCGGGCTGGTGCACTGGCGGCTGGCGGACTACCTGCGCGCCGGCGACTACCTCAGCCAGGCGCTGGCGATCAGCCGGGTGATCCACGACGCGCCGGGCGAGGCCCGCATGCTCAACCGGCTGGCCCGGGTGCGGCGGCGGCAGGGGCAGCCGCAGGTGGCGTTCGTGTACGCGCTGGAGGCCCTGGACATCGTGCAGGGCACCGGCAACCGGCGGGCCGAGGCGGACGTGCAGGAGACGCTGGCGTACACGTACCTGTCGCTGGGGCAGCACCAGCCCGCGCTGCGGGCGGCGCGGGCGTCGCTGGCGATCAGGGAGGAGCTGGGCGACAACCGGGCGAGCGCGCTGCTGTCCACCGCGCAGGCCCTGCACGCGGCGGGCCGCCCGGCGGCGGCGCTCGGCCCCGCCACGGAGGCCGTCGAGCTGCAGAAGGAGACCGGCACCCGGGACCGGTGGGCGGCGGCGCTGACCACGCTGGCGCTGATCCTGCTCGACCTGGACCGCCCGGCCGAGGCGCTGGCCCACGCGCGGCAGGCCAGGGACGTGCACCAGGAGTGCGGCACCCGGCGGGACCTCGGGTGGGCGCTGCGGGCGCTCGGCCTGATCGCGGCGCGGCTGGAGGACCGGGAGACGGCCGTCGCCTGCCTGACGGAGGCGGTGCGGACGCTGGAGGAGACCGGCGACGTGCTGGAGACCCGCCGCGTCACGGAAGAACTCCGCTATTTATCGTGA
- a CDS encoding thioredoxin family protein yields MTGSSTGPLSAADLGAALGERATLVHFATAFCQPCRATRRVLADVGALVPGVRHVEVDAESRLDLVRRLEITATPTVLVLDGAGHIVKRASGLPRKADVLVALAAAVERETSHQPDEM; encoded by the coding sequence GTGACGGGTTCGTCGACGGGTCCGCTGTCCGCGGCCGATCTCGGGGCCGCGCTCGGCGAGCGGGCGACGCTGGTGCACTTCGCCACCGCGTTCTGCCAGCCGTGCCGGGCGACCAGGCGGGTGCTCGCCGACGTCGGCGCGCTGGTGCCGGGCGTGCGGCACGTCGAGGTCGACGCCGAGTCGCGCCTCGACCTGGTCCGCCGGCTGGAGATCACCGCCACCCCCACCGTGCTCGTGCTGGACGGCGCGGGGCACATCGTCAAACGGGCCTCCGGCCTGCCGCGCAAGGCCGACGTCCTGGTGGCGCTCGCCGCGGCCGTGGAGCGGGAAACGTCTCACCAACCGGACGAGATGTGA
- a CDS encoding LmeA family phospholipid-binding protein translates to MRKLIVFLIVLVILLVAVDRVAAAGVERDLSNRIAAAADLSGTPTVTIEGIPFLTQAISGRYPEVRFNLGTFTYGGVPVKNLRGAAYDVTAPLADVLQNRANIRAGRVSISGTLTRATIDKYAPSGVKIGGNGSRLTASGEVTVGVSKVKFNAEMRVDVADGGIRLQAVKIQGVPDQLAQFVSYTIPFKGKLPFDVKVTGVKSVAEGLEFSAEATDVPLRG, encoded by the coding sequence ATGCGCAAGCTGATCGTTTTCCTGATCGTGCTGGTCATTCTCCTTGTCGCCGTCGACCGCGTGGCCGCCGCCGGGGTCGAGCGCGACCTGTCGAACCGCATCGCGGCGGCCGCCGACCTCTCCGGCACGCCCACGGTGACAATTGAGGGCATCCCATTTCTCACTCAGGCCATCAGCGGGCGGTATCCAGAGGTACGGTTCAATCTCGGCACGTTCACCTACGGAGGCGTGCCGGTGAAGAACCTGCGGGGCGCCGCCTACGACGTGACGGCGCCGCTGGCCGACGTCCTCCAGAACAGAGCCAACATCCGGGCCGGCCGCGTGAGCATCAGCGGCACCCTCACCAGGGCCACGATCGACAAGTACGCCCCCAGCGGCGTCAAGATCGGCGGGAACGGGTCGCGGCTCACGGCGTCGGGCGAGGTGACGGTGGGGGTGAGCAAGGTGAAGTTCAACGCCGAGATGCGGGTCGACGTGGCCGACGGGGGCATCAGGCTCCAGGCCGTGAAGATCCAGGGTGTGCCCGACCAGCTCGCGCAGTTCGTGTCGTACACGATCCCGTTCAAGGGGAAGCTGCCGTTCGACGTGAAGGTGACCGGGGTGAAGAGCGTGGCCGAAGGATTGGAGTTCTCGGCCGAGGCGACTGACGTGCCGCTCCGTGGATGA
- a CDS encoding PHP domain-containing protein, with product MRVDLHSHSSASDGTEPPAAVVRRARERGLDVLALTDHDTVAGHPEAIGALPAGLTLVPGMELSCRRDGQSVHLLAYLFDPAEPELRAECGRLRAARETRGRLMVERLAELGVPVTWEQVAALAAGGPVGRPHIARAMVAAGAIAAPELAFTPEWIGTGGRAHVSRYALDPVRAVRLVRAAGGVPVLAHPKAARRGATVPDADIAELAAAGLFGVEADHLDHDEAARARLRVLAGELGLAVTGSSDDHGELTGHRLGCETTAPEVYERLVAEATGAAPVAAPRE from the coding sequence ATGCGCGTCGACCTGCACAGCCACAGCAGCGCCTCCGACGGCACCGAGCCCCCGGCCGCCGTCGTGCGCCGGGCCCGCGAGCGCGGCCTCGACGTGCTCGCGCTGACCGACCACGACACCGTCGCGGGCCATCCCGAGGCGATCGGCGCCCTGCCCGCCGGGCTGACGCTGGTGCCCGGCATGGAGCTGTCCTGCCGCCGCGACGGGCAGAGCGTCCACCTGCTCGCCTACCTCTTCGACCCGGCCGAGCCCGAGCTGCGCGCCGAGTGCGGGCGGCTCAGGGCGGCCCGCGAGACCCGGGGGCGGCTCATGGTCGAGCGGCTGGCCGAGCTGGGCGTGCCGGTCACCTGGGAGCAGGTCGCCGCGCTGGCGGCGGGCGGCCCGGTCGGGCGGCCGCACATCGCCCGCGCCATGGTCGCCGCCGGGGCGATCGCCGCGCCCGAGCTGGCGTTCACCCCCGAGTGGATCGGGACGGGCGGCCGGGCCCACGTCTCCCGCTACGCGCTCGACCCCGTGCGGGCGGTGCGGCTGGTCAGAGCCGCGGGCGGGGTGCCGGTGCTGGCCCACCCCAAGGCGGCCAGGCGCGGGGCGACGGTGCCCGACGCGGACATCGCCGAGCTGGCCGCGGCCGGGCTGTTCGGGGTCGAGGCCGACCACCTGGACCACGACGAGGCCGCCCGCGCCCGGCTGCGCGTGCTGGCCGGCGAGCTGGGCCTGGCGGTCACCGGCTCCAGCGACGACCACGGCGAGTTGACCGGGCACCGCCTCGGCTGCGAGACCACGGCCCCCGAGGTGTACGAACGCCTCGTCGCCGAGGCCACCGGCGCGGCCCCCGTGGCGGCTCCGCGCGAGTAG
- a CDS encoding response regulator transcription factor, whose amino-acid sequence MSNLLLLTNALEPSAEVLPALGLLLHSVRVAPAEASALIDTPPADAVIVDARKELVQAKSLCRLIRTTGIDCPLLVIVTEGGLAAMTAEWGVDDVLLDSAGPAEVEARLRMATGRITQAAAEEVPDEIRSGDLSIDEATYTARLRGRVLDLTFKEFELLKYLAQHPGRVFTRAQLLQEVWGYDYFGGTRTVDVHVRRLRAKLGTEYESLIGTVRNVGYRFVPDRTDAANV is encoded by the coding sequence ATGAGCAACCTGCTCCTGCTGACCAACGCCCTCGAGCCGTCCGCCGAGGTGCTCCCGGCGCTGGGGTTGCTGCTCCACTCGGTCCGCGTCGCACCCGCCGAGGCGTCCGCGCTCATCGACACCCCGCCCGCCGACGCCGTCATCGTGGACGCGCGCAAGGAGCTCGTCCAGGCCAAGAGCCTGTGCCGGCTGATCCGCACCACCGGCATCGACTGCCCGCTGCTGGTCATCGTCACCGAGGGCGGCCTCGCCGCCATGACCGCCGAGTGGGGCGTCGACGACGTCCTGCTCGACAGCGCCGGCCCCGCCGAGGTCGAGGCCCGGCTCCGCATGGCGACCGGCCGCATCACCCAGGCCGCCGCCGAGGAGGTGCCCGACGAGATCCGCAGCGGCGACCTGTCCATCGACGAGGCCACCTACACCGCCCGGCTCCGCGGCCGGGTGCTCGACCTCACCTTCAAGGAGTTCGAGCTGCTGAAGTACCTCGCGCAGCACCCCGGCCGGGTCTTCACCCGCGCCCAGCTCCTCCAGGAGGTGTGGGGCTACGACTACTTCGGCGGCACCCGCACGGTCGACGTGCACGTCCGGCGGCTGCGCGCCAAGCTCGGCACCGAGTACGAGTCGCTGATCGGCACGGTCCGCAACGTCGGCTACCGCTTCGTCCCCGACCGGACCGACGCCGCGAACGTCTGA
- a CDS encoding aldo/keto reductase has translation MRTVKLGGGGLEVPAIGLGCMGLSEFLGPTDHDQALATLRAAARLGVTFLDTSDYYGVDFANERLIGGFLAERRADGPITVATKFAAVRAPGTGELVGVRSDPAYVREACEGSLRRLGVERIDLYYLHHPDFATPIEDTVGAMAELVAEGKVAHLGLSNVDARQLRAGHAVHPIAAVQNEWSLFSRDDEASVGPLCAELGIGYVAYAPFSRGFLTGRHVSTDGLAPDDLRRGLPRYQAANATHNEALLAPVRRAAEAHGATMAQVALAWLAQRGDELGVTVVPIPGTRSPERLRENAAALDLTLTPEEMAALDPIAAQVRGARMPPPPDLH, from the coding sequence ATGCGTACGGTCAAACTCGGCGGCGGCGGCCTGGAGGTGCCCGCGATCGGCCTCGGTTGCATGGGCCTCAGCGAATTCCTCGGCCCGACGGACCACGACCAGGCGCTCGCCACGCTGCGCGCCGCCGCCCGCCTCGGCGTCACCTTCCTCGACACCTCCGACTACTACGGCGTCGACTTCGCCAACGAGCGCCTGATCGGCGGCTTCCTCGCCGAGCGGCGGGCGGACGGGCCGATCACGGTCGCCACCAAGTTCGCCGCCGTGCGCGCGCCGGGCACCGGGGAGCTGGTGGGGGTGCGGAGCGACCCCGCGTACGTGCGCGAGGCCTGCGAGGGCAGCCTGCGCCGCCTCGGCGTCGAGCGCATCGACCTCTACTACCTGCACCACCCCGACTTCGCCACGCCCATCGAGGACACGGTCGGCGCCATGGCCGAGCTGGTCGCCGAGGGCAAGGTCGCCCACCTCGGCCTGTCCAACGTCGACGCCCGGCAGTTGCGCGCCGGGCACGCCGTGCACCCGATCGCGGCCGTGCAGAACGAGTGGTCGCTGTTCAGCCGCGACGACGAGGCGTCCGTCGGGCCGCTCTGCGCGGAGCTGGGCATCGGCTACGTGGCGTACGCGCCCTTCAGCCGCGGCTTCCTGACCGGCCGGCACGTCTCCACGGACGGCCTGGCCCCCGACGACCTGCGCCGCGGCCTGCCCCGCTACCAGGCCGCCAACGCCACGCACAACGAGGCCCTGCTCGCGCCCGTCCGGCGGGCCGCCGAGGCGCACGGGGCCACGATGGCGCAGGTCGCGCTGGCCTGGCTGGCGCAGCGGGGCGACGAGCTCGGCGTCACGGTCGTCCCCATCCCCGGCACCCGCAGCCCGGAACGGCTGCGCGAGAACGCCGCCGCCCTCGACCTCACGCTCACCCCCGAGGAGATGGCCGCCCTCGACCCGATCGCCGCCCAGGTCCGCGGCGCCCGGATGCCCCCTCCGCCCGACCTCCACTGA
- a CDS encoding MoaD/ThiS family protein yields the protein MATGKIRYWAAAKDAAGVAEETFEAVTLGELMTKITQNRAELAQVVRRCSFLVDGSPVGRRPHDEVALGDGVTVEVLPPFAGG from the coding sequence ATGGCCACTGGAAAAATACGGTATTGGGCGGCGGCCAAGGACGCGGCGGGCGTTGCGGAAGAAACGTTCGAAGCCGTCACACTTGGTGAACTGATGACGAAAATCACACAGAATCGCGCAGAGTTGGCGCAGGTCGTGCGCCGCTGCTCGTTCCTCGTGGACGGCTCGCCCGTCGGCAGACGCCCCCACGACGAGGTCGCCCTCGGCGACGGCGTGACCGTCGAGGTGCTGCCGCCCTTCGCCGGCGGGTGA
- a CDS encoding anti-sigma factor family protein, with protein MTCEEVRMSLGVHALGALDPEEALEVDRHLADCEACGAELLELEDVTSYLEKVSERDVELVASPPRQVLDRLLNDRVRRTRRGRMLLLSAASVAALVLGGTVWSAVTGDGGPATTAAQAPESAASAREPATMADQGQALSAGPERKAVPTPSASSRAVTGPEFKGENEEADYYATVMAWPDEDGTELGVQVRGVPAGTRCHVLVIGAAGQRDVTESWVIGTGAYSRRTAFRTETRLALKDIARFELVDDRSGKVLVKVAGK; from the coding sequence ATGACGTGCGAAGAGGTGCGGATGTCCCTGGGCGTGCACGCCCTGGGCGCGCTCGACCCCGAGGAGGCGCTGGAGGTCGACCGGCACCTCGCCGACTGCGAGGCGTGCGGCGCGGAGCTGCTGGAGCTGGAGGACGTCACCTCCTACCTGGAGAAGGTGTCCGAGCGCGACGTCGAGCTGGTCGCCAGCCCGCCGCGCCAGGTGCTCGACCGGCTGCTCAACGACCGCGTCCGGCGCACCCGGCGCGGGCGGATGCTGCTGCTGTCGGCCGCGTCCGTCGCCGCGCTGGTGCTCGGCGGCACGGTCTGGTCCGCCGTGACCGGCGACGGCGGCCCGGCGACGACCGCCGCCCAGGCGCCCGAGAGCGCCGCCTCGGCCCGGGAGCCCGCGACCATGGCCGACCAGGGCCAGGCGCTGAGCGCCGGGCCCGAGCGCAAGGCCGTGCCCACCCCGTCGGCCAGCAGCAGGGCGGTGACCGGCCCCGAGTTCAAGGGCGAGAACGAGGAGGCCGACTACTACGCCACCGTCATGGCCTGGCCCGACGAGGACGGCACCGAGCTGGGCGTGCAGGTGCGCGGCGTGCCGGCCGGCACCAGGTGCCACGTGCTGGTGATCGGCGCCGCCGGGCAGCGGGACGTCACGGAGAGCTGGGTCATCGGGACCGGCGCCTACAGCAGGCGCACCGCGTTCCGGACGGAGACCAGGCTCGCGCTCAAGGACATCGCGCGCTTCGAGCTGGTCGACGACCGCTCCGGCAAGGTGCTGGTCAAGGTGGCCGGGAAGTAA
- a CDS encoding TetR/AcrR family transcriptional regulator, with translation MSRPLRADAQRNRARVLEVAAETFAAEGLSVPVHEIARRAGVGTGTVSRHFPTKESLFQAILLEGMEQLVRRAHELAGGEPPEEAFFAFFGLMVEAGAANRGLVDALAGAGFDFEGVAADSRYDVMGAWRVLLEAAQGAGAIRRDADLADVKALLNACVARERPHPDPVARARMLTIVREGLRP, from the coding sequence ATGAGCAGGCCATTGCGCGCCGACGCCCAGCGCAACAGGGCGCGGGTCCTGGAGGTGGCGGCCGAGACGTTCGCCGCCGAGGGGCTGTCGGTGCCCGTGCACGAGATCGCCCGCCGGGCCGGGGTGGGCACCGGCACCGTCAGCCGGCACTTCCCCACCAAGGAGTCGTTGTTCCAGGCGATCCTGCTGGAGGGCATGGAACAGCTCGTCCGGCGCGCGCACGAGCTGGCCGGCGGCGAGCCGCCCGAGGAGGCGTTCTTCGCCTTCTTCGGGCTCATGGTCGAGGCGGGCGCGGCCAACCGGGGCCTGGTGGACGCGCTGGCCGGCGCCGGGTTCGACTTCGAGGGCGTGGCGGCCGACAGCCGATACGACGTCATGGGCGCCTGGCGCGTGCTGCTGGAGGCGGCCCAGGGCGCGGGCGCGATCCGCCGCGACGCCGACCTGGCCGACGTCAAGGCTCTGCTCAACGCCTGCGTCGCGCGCGAGCGGCCGCATCCCGACCCGGTGGCCCGCGCCCGCATGCTCACCATCGTCCGCGAGGGCCTGCGTCCCTGA